ATGCAGTAAACATATGGAccaatattattttatttttgcatcTTAAATCAAAATGGTTATTCAATCCTGTGCATAGAATCGACACACCCCGACTGCTCCTCCCACATTTCCAGCTTCATGGAACTTCTCCCATCCACTTGTGCCTTTCATATGAAACTTTGGTTGCTTGGTCTTTAACTCTTTATCGGAAAATCAGAGAAGAAATCTTGTATCGCTTCAATTGCATCTACCACCGTAGCTTCCGCCGCCTTTCTAATGGCCACCCTAGCTTCCACTGCGTTTTCTAATGGCCTGCGAAGAACCAACCCATTTTGGTAAAGCTTCCCAAACAAGTTTTTAAAGGTTCTTCCTTCTGTAAGTGTGTTGTGTGAAAGCAGGTTCTTTGCCATCTGGACCGCGAGTTTTTGGGTCATTAATTCTTAGTGTCTCTAACTTAGCCTATTTAGATATTGATACGACCACGGGACAAAATATCTATGTAAGCAAGTTGGTAATGAGAAACTTGGAGTTGTCCTTGAGTTTTAAAAAATAGAATAAGAAAAGAAGTACTTGGAGTTGTCTAGATTTAGTCAAGAAAACATCTTCACATGCTTAAAGATTGTGCTTTTACACTCCCAATTGGGGCCTTTACTTTCACAATTCTCTTAAGATGCTATGGAGAGGTCTGTATCACAagctattttcttttctataggTGCTTTTTGCTGAGTTTATTTTGCAAAATATGAGCTTGAAGTTATGTGATATTGATTGAAATGAGAATACAGTTGGTACTTGCCTTTTCttggaaaaataaaaagagaattcAGTTGATACTTGAAGAGTTTTCTTTCAAGCAGCTTTCTTTTTGCTGCAACTTTCTTGTTGATGGATTGTGCCCCTTGTACACATCTTGCATATCTCAACtgtgaaaagggaaagaaagttTGACTCACCCTTGCAAATTTACCAGTGTCTTAGGACTAATTGTTTCCTATGCTGTCCTGTTAAGCTACTATAACATCATCCTTCCTTCAATGTGCTAAATTGTTGAGAATGAGCACACTGTGCAAAGGCTACAccagattttttatttttgtgttttctttcGATCTTCTTCTAAAACGTAACTGCGTCAGACATGGATATTGCCTTATTTTTTACTAATGTCAACCATCTTCATAACTCAGCGCATTGCTGATTTTGGCGCCCTTCCTTGCCTGTGGAAGTTGCTAAGCAAGAAGGTCGAGGAAATGGAGGTCTGGAGGACTATAGCAAGTATTACTAAGTGGAACAATAGGCGGATAAAGGTATCTCTTCAAGATTTAAAAGGACAGCTTAATATAATACGCTCTTGCATCCATTGTTTGCATGTCTTAACAGATTTTGCAAATGTTGAGGTGGTTAAATCGATAAATATGAGAGTGAAATAGATGGGGTAGTAGTTGAAAGTAGGAAAGGAAATTTTGAGTTGTGGAGATCTTTTGAAAATAGTTGGTGACCACCCAACTTTGATCAGTTGGCATGAGTTATAGGGATCTTTTGAAAATAGTTGGTGACAACACAACATTTATCAGTTGGGATGAGTTGGCTGTTGGTTCTCTACTATTTTCTATCAGCAATCCATTTATCTAGGTAAAATTGTAGTGAAGTGTGGAGAAATTGCAATTATTTCTTTTATCTTGAAGAAATTGCTTATGTCATTTTACTCGAGAACAAATATTGTGGGTTTTAAAGCCATTTATTTTGGCCATCTTGTTAGTCTACCTTTCTTCATTCGCTAGTCAAAACAATGTGGAGAATTAAAATGATgtaaagaaaaatatgaaatcatTTGCAGCGTCACTCCATGAAaagtttgtatttctttatgaaaAGAAATggtttattcctttttttttgggtCACAAGTTTCTAAAGAGGCATATTTTCCACACGAGTGCCATATCATTCTTCCTTTGAGATGGCAATATATGGTACTTTTCTTCTTTGCCAGCAAGCAGTTAAAGTTTTATTATCTATGAGAAATATTTACCAGATAGTATGCATTGGATTCAAAGCTTTCGTGATTTCTCTACCATTTTGTTATACTCGGGATTTCTCAGGATTTTCCTTCTTTCTTCTGGCAATGATGATGATTCAAAGCATTTCGCACGATCCTTCTACCGACAATTGATTAGGACTATTCCTTATGATACTTGATCTCCACTTATGGAACTAGTCAGCGGCTTATACCCGATAGAATGATATTCACTTCTCATCTCGTCTTGCTTGTTCAACATTTTATTCTTTTCGCTTATAGTTCTTGTCCTTTGCAGGCTCAGATCGAGAACACCAATTCACAGTTTCCTTACTCTGTGTTCCGCGAAATGGAGGTAATGGACATCTCATGTTGCGAAAGGATGCATAGATGAGTAAATGACTATCCAATATCTTGCTTTTTCATACCTGCGATGGTGGTTTGGGAAACTTTGAACATTAACCTTCTCTTTGCTTGCTTGGTCGTACTGGTTGTAAATGTATCTCATTGATTATCTTATGATTGAGCTTTTAGAATGCTTGATGTTATATCATCGTAAGTTGCAGGAAAAAAAGATGGAAGTAAAAGAAAAGCTTGACAAGTATTCCGAACAGAAGCTGTTGACATTCTGCATTGAACTAAATATACCTGTTCACCACTATACAGCAAGGAAGGCGAGTTCATATCTTTTGCTTCATGTTAGGCCTTTTTTATTTGACTCAAGTAGTTCTTTCTTAAATCAATCAGCTGTAATTTATCTTATGAGTGAATTACATATCAAAAAGAGAAATGGTCTTAAGAGTGTAGGCATTGTTTTAATCCTAAACTTGGCACTTCATACTACGTGCAGATTTGGCATTTGTATATAATCTTCCTTCCAAGTATCTTAACTAATTAAGAGTTCATATGCATCAGGAGGACATAGTCCCAAAGCGgacatacaaggatggataagattaggaatgaagatattcgagagaaggtgggcgtggcccccatggaggacaagatgcgggaagtaagactcagatggttcgggcacattcagaggaggagcactgatgcaccggtgaggaggtgtgagcgactggctgtagtgggcacgc
The Nicotiana sylvestris chromosome 11, ASM39365v2, whole genome shotgun sequence DNA segment above includes these coding regions:
- the LOC104234093 gene encoding DEK domain-containing chromatin-associated protein 4-like isoform X1 codes for the protein MLKDCAFTLPIGAFTFTILLRCYGERIADFGALPCLWKLLSKKVEEMEVWRTIASITKWNNRRIKAQIENTNSQFPYSVFREMEEKKMEVKEKLDKYSEQKLLTFCIELNIPVHHYTARKEDIVPKRTYKDG
- the LOC104234093 gene encoding DEK domain-containing chromatin-associated protein 1-like isoform X2 — its product is MLHLRIADFGALPCLWKLLSKKVEEMEVWRTIASITKWNNRRIKAQIENTNSQFPYSVFREMEEKKMEVKEKLDKYSEQKLLTFCIELNIPVHHYTARKEDIVPKRTYKDG
- the LOC104234093 gene encoding DEK domain-containing chromatin-associated protein 1-like isoform X3; its protein translation is MEVWRTIASITKWNNRRIKAQIENTNSQFPYSVFREMEEKKMEVKEKLDKYSEQKLLTFCIELNIPVHHYTARKEDIVPKRTYKDG